From Candidatus Deferrimicrobium sp., a single genomic window includes:
- a CDS encoding zinc-dependent alcohol dehydrogenase family protein, translated as MKAAVLGRVAPIEMSPLSLQNVPEPLPGPGEIRVRVRVCGICRTDLHVIEGDLPPRRMPVIPGHQVVGTVEALGEGSGRFPVGERVGIAWLARACGTCGFCAAGKENLCEAPSFTGYHRDGGFAEYTVVPEAFAYKIPDAFGDADAAPLLCAGIIGYRALARAELRPGGTLALYGFGSSAHIVLQLALHRGATVYVCTRGASHRQLAKTMGAAWVGEDPEEIPVRTDSAILFAPAGELVPPALRALKPGGTLALAGIHMTDVPVMKYEECLFHEKNLRSVTANTRADGEGLLREAAEIPLRPKVTLLPLEEANRALQMLKADRISGSGVLVVS; from the coding sequence ATGAAAGCGGCGGTCCTCGGCAGGGTCGCGCCGATCGAGATGTCCCCGCTCTCCCTGCAAAACGTTCCCGAGCCTTTGCCGGGCCCGGGGGAGATCAGGGTCCGTGTGCGCGTCTGCGGGATCTGCCGGACCGACCTCCACGTGATCGAGGGAGATCTTCCCCCCCGGCGGATGCCGGTCATCCCCGGCCACCAGGTGGTGGGAACCGTCGAGGCGCTTGGTGAGGGATCGGGGCGCTTTCCCGTCGGGGAACGGGTCGGGATCGCGTGGCTCGCCCGCGCGTGCGGAACGTGCGGCTTCTGCGCCGCGGGGAAAGAGAATCTGTGCGAGGCCCCGTCATTCACGGGGTATCACCGGGACGGCGGCTTCGCGGAGTACACGGTCGTGCCGGAGGCGTTCGCCTACAAGATCCCCGACGCCTTCGGGGACGCCGATGCCGCCCCCCTGCTGTGTGCGGGGATCATCGGGTACCGCGCCCTTGCGCGGGCGGAGCTCCGTCCCGGCGGGACATTGGCCCTTTACGGCTTCGGCTCCTCCGCCCACATCGTCCTGCAGCTCGCGCTGCACCGGGGTGCGACGGTGTACGTCTGCACGCGCGGGGCATCCCACCGCCAGCTGGCCAAGACGATGGGCGCCGCGTGGGTCGGTGAAGATCCCGAGGAGATCCCCGTGCGGACGGACTCCGCCATCCTCTTCGCCCCGGCCGGGGAGCTCGTCCCGCCGGCGCTGCGGGCGCTGAAGCCGGGAGGGACCCTCGCCCTTGCGGGGATCCACATGACCGATGTACCGGTGATGAAGTACGAGGAGTGCCTCTTTCACGAAAAGAACCTGCGGAGCGTGACGGCGAATACCCGTGCGGACGGCGAAGGGCTTCTTCGCGAAGCGGCGGAGATCCCCCTGCGACCGAAGGTCACCCTCCTCCCGCTCGAAGAGGCGAACCGGGCGCTGCAGATGCTAAAAGCGGACCGGATCTCCGGCTCCGGGGTGCTCGTCGTAAGCTAA
- a CDS encoding CBS and ACT domain-containing protein, translating to MFVARRMKKKIVTAAPSASLFEAQRQMREHTIRQIPVVSEDGTLVGIVSDRDIRAAVLPTDMVPGFTIGEAEKFMKNTPVERVMTRKVVTATLSDTLEDAIVLLHDFRVNALPVVDAAGKVAGIITRTDVLEAFIDALGVGEISSRLEVVVPDMPGTLAQLTAIISSFHVNITSVLSTRHVDIGKRSNFFRVATLNVGPIRKAIEEAGFEILDPSKFLLP from the coding sequence ATGTTCGTCGCACGTAGAATGAAGAAAAAGATCGTGACGGCGGCCCCGTCCGCTTCCCTTTTCGAGGCGCAACGCCAGATGAGGGAACACACCATACGCCAGATCCCGGTGGTCTCGGAGGACGGCACCCTGGTGGGGATCGTGTCCGACCGGGACATCCGGGCCGCGGTGCTCCCAACGGACATGGTGCCGGGATTTACGATCGGGGAGGCCGAGAAGTTCATGAAAAACACCCCCGTCGAGCGGGTAATGACCCGCAAGGTCGTCACCGCCACGCTCAGCGACACCCTGGAAGACGCGATCGTACTGCTGCACGACTTCCGGGTGAACGCCTTGCCGGTCGTGGACGCCGCGGGGAAAGTCGCCGGAATCATCACCCGGACCGATGTGCTGGAGGCGTTCATCGACGCCCTCGGCGTGGGCGAGATTTCCTCACGCCTCGAGGTCGTCGTCCCCGACATGCCCGGAACGCTCGCTCAACTGACAGCGATCATCAGCTCCTTCCACGTGAACATCACGAGCGTGCTCTCCACCCGGCATGTTGACATAGGGAAACGGTCGAACTTTTTCCGCGTCGCCACGCTGAACGTCGGGCCGATCCGGAAGGCGATCGAGGAGGCGGGTTTCGAAATCCTCGACCCCTCGAAGTTCCTCCTTCCATGA
- a CDS encoding NAD(P)/FAD-dependent oxidoreductase: protein MAAEKTWDVAVVGAGPAGMFVARTLAGTLSVLVLDEKGRTGGAGAMTDGKLNLSPHIGLDLAELQMTEEEAGARIAAVDDVFVAHGADPTVYGEDRERIDAWLDRVFWVRRKTPKGEWDITLRPARQRHMGTDLAHRVVARMTESITSAGAQFSLNTRVDGISPGPGGLFALRTARGELIAKYVVAAPGRDGAYWFREAARGLGVATRYGAIDIGCRVEVASPVYDEITRVLYDPKFLFVTPTHGDRTRTFCTNPGGRVRVEARNGFRLVNGDALKTRKTANTNFAILNTVSMTEPIQDTTEMGRKVAEFANFWGGGESLVVQRLGDLMQGRRSRKETFHSAGLGYDKMTPTLLPGPGVTPGDISFAYPGRIVDNLRETLTLLSRVIPGVAHPSTAIFVPEIKFYDTKYATDRYLETNVPNLFVAGDGVGKSRGIVGAALNGCLAAEGILRKEGKG, encoded by the coding sequence ATGGCGGCTGAAAAAACGTGGGACGTCGCCGTCGTGGGCGCGGGTCCCGCGGGGATGTTCGTCGCCCGGACGCTGGCCGGAACGCTCTCGGTACTCGTCCTCGACGAGAAGGGACGCACCGGCGGGGCGGGGGCGATGACCGACGGGAAGCTCAACCTCTCTCCCCACATCGGCCTGGACCTCGCCGAGTTGCAGATGACCGAGGAGGAGGCGGGCGCGCGGATCGCGGCCGTCGACGATGTATTCGTCGCGCACGGCGCCGATCCCACGGTGTACGGCGAAGACCGGGAGCGGATCGACGCGTGGCTCGACCGGGTTTTCTGGGTCCGGCGCAAGACTCCGAAGGGGGAGTGGGACATCACCCTGCGGCCGGCGCGGCAACGCCATATGGGAACGGATCTCGCTCACCGCGTGGTGGCCCGGATGACGGAATCGATTACGTCGGCGGGAGCGCAGTTTTCCCTCAATACGCGGGTCGACGGGATCTCCCCGGGCCCCGGCGGCCTCTTCGCCCTGCGCACTGCGAGGGGGGAACTGATCGCGAAGTACGTGGTGGCCGCCCCCGGGCGCGACGGCGCTTACTGGTTTCGGGAGGCGGCCCGGGGGCTCGGAGTCGCAACACGTTACGGGGCCATCGATATCGGCTGCCGGGTGGAGGTGGCGTCCCCGGTCTACGACGAGATCACCCGCGTCCTGTACGATCCGAAGTTCCTCTTCGTAACCCCCACCCACGGAGACCGGACGCGGACCTTCTGCACCAATCCGGGAGGCCGTGTCCGCGTGGAAGCGCGAAACGGGTTCCGGCTGGTGAACGGCGACGCCCTGAAAACCCGGAAGACGGCGAACACGAACTTCGCGATACTCAACACCGTGTCGATGACGGAGCCGATCCAGGACACGACCGAGATGGGGCGGAAGGTGGCAGAGTTCGCCAACTTCTGGGGAGGAGGAGAGAGCCTGGTCGTGCAACGCTTGGGGGATTTGATGCAGGGGCGCCGTTCCCGGAAGGAGACGTTCCACTCCGCCGGCCTTGGGTACGACAAGATGACGCCGACGCTCCTGCCCGGCCCGGGGGTGACGCCGGGGGACATCTCCTTCGCCTATCCCGGAAGGATCGTCGACAATCTCCGGGAGACCCTGACGCTCCTGTCCCGCGTGATCCCGGGCGTGGCGCACCCCTCCACGGCGATCTTCGTCCCGGAGATCAAGTTCTACGACACGAAGTACGCCACCGACCGGTATCTCGAGACGAACGTCCCGAACCTGTTCGTCGCGGGCGACGGAGTGGGAAAATCCCGCGGGATCGTCGGCGCCGCGCTGAACGGCTGTCTCGCCGCTGAAGGGATCCTGCGGAAGGAAGGAAAAGGCTAA